From the genome of Thiomicrorhabdus indica:
GACCCCCATTTTTTTATAGAGTCGATTGCGGTGAGTTTTAATGGTATTTTCGGCAATAAAAAGTTTTTCGGCCATTTGGTTAATAGAATAGCCGTTTACCAGATAATGCAATATCTGCTTTTCGCGGATCGTCAATTCAAACTCGCGGCTTAATTGGGTTAAATCAGCGCCTTTGCGCATTTGAGTGATAATCTCAAACTGTTCACGCGAGAACCAAAAAGAGCCTTGGTCTATTTTTTCAATCCCTTGTTGCACTAATCCATTTGACATTTCTTTGGTGAATACGCCTTTGACAATAAACCGTTTGATTAATTGGCTGATGTCTGTCTCGGGTTCTATAAACAAGGCGACGTGTGCATCATTTAATCGAATCTGCAATTCATCGATAATTTTCGTGCTGTTTTTGACTTCTCCAGCCGGTACTTCAAAAATAATTAGATCGTCATCATTAAATTTTAGGCTTCGGTCATAGGTCGAGAAGATGACCGGCGTTTCAAAGCTCAATTTGAGTGTGTTTAAAAAGTTTTGTGCCGCTGGTGTAAGGTCGGATAGAAAATAGATGCGTGAAAAACTTTGTAGAGTGGTTTGTTGAACCTGAAACATCAATCAGTTCTCGTTTTACTGTGAATTATGCGAGCAATTATAACAAAGTATCATAATATTTAATGACTTCGATAAGGGTGTTACAGTGCTTTCAAAATTCACTAAACTTTGGCTGAAATTTGCCGCTATAAGTGACAGAGGTATGAATTTATGGCAAAGAAAATCAGTAAAAAAATTGAGGTCACACCCGCACTCAAGTACTTTTTTGCAAAGTTAGAGAAAGAAAATAGTCGGTACGAAAGTGAGCTTGAGCGTATTGAAGAAGAGAGCCTCTTGCCAATTGATGAGATTGAGGCATTTGTTCGTGCGCTAAAAACTCAAAATATCTTTATTCATACTGTTGGGTTATCTGGAAAACGCGAGTCAACCATCTTAAGTAAAGCAATTTTCAGCTTAAATAAAATCATTAAAATTTATTACAGTACGAGTTTTGATGAGCATGACACCGGTTTTATTCGTGTGCGATCTGACTTGGAAGAACGAACAATTGTGGTTGAGCGTTTACACGGTTTTCGACCAAAAGCAGAAACCATGTATCAGAGTTCTGATCAATGTCATGTCATTCGCTATTTAACGAAATGGTTAATTCAACGGATTGACTGGACGAAAACGAAGCTGTCTACGCTGGAAATTTACTCGATCTATCAAGCGGTGATAGAGGAGGAACGTCAAGAAGAGTTGTTTGAAGAAGACAATTGGATGGAACACGAAAACGTGCACTAAGTTTGTAAAATGCTTTGATTTTATAAGAAGATTTACCGGCCGGTAGAGATTTACCGGCCGGTAGAGATTTAGCGGCCAGTTTTTGTTTGTAGCAAGTTGATATCGGATAGAGCTTTAGTGAGTGCGATGAACCGCGAGGTCCGCTAAGCTTTTAAGAGCTTCTTTAAGTTCTGATGCCTCTAGAGAAGCTAAAGCAGATTTGGCTTTTTCTGCTTCACTTTGTGCCAATTTCTGCGTGTAGGCAATGGCACCACTATTTTTGATGATGGCAGTGACTTCTTCTAAACGTTCAGCGCCGTCTTTTTCAATGGCTTCACGAATGATTTGTTTCTCATTGTCGTTGCCATTTTGCAACACATAAATTAGCGGTAGCGTAGGTTTGCCTTCCGCCAAATCATCGCCAACGTTTTTACCAAGTTCTTCCTCATCTGCCAAATAATCCAACGCATCATCGATTAATTGGAAAGCTGCTCCAAGATGACGACCGTATAAAACAAACGCTTCTTCTAAATCTGTCCGGCCGGTAAGGATTGGGCCCATTTGAGTTGCGGCCTCAAACAGTTTTGCGGTTTTACGGTGAATGACCTCCATGTAGCGTTCTTCGGTCGTGTCTGCATCATGAATGTTCAGTAGTTGTAGCACTTCGCCTTCAGCAATGACGTTCGTTGCCTCCGACATGACTTGCATAATACGCATAATCCCCGGTTCAACCATCATTTCAAAAGAGCGAGAGTACAGGAAGTCACCGACTAAAACGCTGGCAGCATTCCCCCATACCTCGTTGGCCGTTTGATTGCCTCGGCGCGTATCGGATTCATCGACAACATCATCGTGTAATAACGTCGAGGTGTGGATAAATTCAATGACTGCAGCCATGGTAAGATGGTCGGTGCCTTGATAACCACAGGCGCGAGCGCTGAGTAAGACCAGTAGAGGTCGCAAACGTTTGCCACCACTATTAATAATGTAGTGACCAATTTGATTAATCAGAACAACATCTGATGAAAGACGGTTTAAAATTAGTTGGTCAACCGCGTCAATATCGTCTGCAATCAGTGCGCGAATTTCTTTTAGGGTCATAAGACTTGTCATAAGACTCTTTTAGCTTGTGGCGAATTTATTCAAAATAAGGGTCACTATTTTAGACTGAAACCCTGATTCTGACCAGTTGGATATGCGATTCATTCAAAGCCGTATTTTGACCGGCCGGTAATCCTTGCCTGAAGCTCGCAAGTGTTTGAAAACTATTTGAATTTATTTTGTTTTTGGCGTTGACCTTGTATATGGAAATCTATATAATCCGGCTTTCGCTAAATTTAGCGGCTTATTAAAAAGATATAGATATCCGGGAGATAATCAATGTACGCAGTAATTAAAACCGGTGGTAAGCAGTATCGAGTTCGTGAAGGTGATGTGATTCGTGTTGAGTCATTGAATGCAGAAGCCGGTGACGCGATTGAATTCGACCAAGTATTGATGGCAGGTGAAGGCGCAGACGTTAAAGTTGGTGCACCACTTCTTGAAGGTGCTAGGGTTGCAGCCACTGTTGAAGCAAACGGTCGTGGTCAAAAAGTGACCATCATCAAGTTCCGTCGTCGTAAGAACCGCTCGAAAACGAAACAAGGCCACCGTCAAAACTTCACAGAAGTTAAAATTGGTAAAATCACTGCTTAATTCTGTTTGCCAGAAATTAGGTATGTTTGTTTAGAAAGATTAATTAAAACAGCGGCTGGCTCTGAGTAGGGGACGGCTCTGTGAACAAAAGGACATTGCTATGGCTCACAAAAAAGCAGCAGGTAGTACTAAAAACGGTCGCGATTCTAATGCCAAACGATTGGGTGTGAAAGCATTCGGTGGTCAAGCGGTTTCTGCGGGAAGCATCATTGTTCGTCAACGTGGTACTAAGTTCCACGCGGGTGATAACGTTGGTCGTGGTAAAGATGATACTCTTTTTGCAAAAGCAGACGGTCAAGTTGCTTTCGTATCAAAAGGTAAGCCTGTACGTACTTTCGTAACAGTTGTTGCTGAATAATCAAAACTGATTATTTTTGCAAATGAAAAGCGCCCTACCGATATTTTCGGTGGGGCGTTTTTGTTTGTGGAAGATGATTGGTGTTTTCAAGCTTTGCTAGCGATGAATATTCCAAAAAGTTTCACAGGGCAAGGATGTCCTGTGAGAGTCCTCAGAGATGAGCTCGAAACGTCTTTTTGAAATATTCATCGGTAGCGAAGTTTTACGCCTTTTGAAACACAATTTTCTAACATTTCTCGTGGCATGCCTCTGGTAAAATAATGTCACTTTTTATCCCCCATCACTTTTAAAGCCTAAGGAAAAAACTATGCAATTTGTTGATGAAGCCAGTATTCGAGTCTTTGCCGGCCGAGGTGGTAATGGTGTGGTCAGTTTTCGCCGTGAAAAATATATTCCGTTTGGTGGACCAAATGGTGGTGATGGCGGTGATGGCGGTAGTGTTTATTTGCAAGCCGATCGTAATCTGAATACATTAGTTGATTTCCGTTATAACCGTGATTACCGTGCACAAAACGGGCAGTCAGGAATGGGGCAGCAAAAAACAGGTTCAGCCGGTGATGACTTGGTTGTTTTGGTTCCAGTTGGGACAACCGTTGTTGACGTAGACGCTGACGAGGTCATGGGGGATTTAACCGAACATGGTCAAAAGCTCCTTGTCGCAGAAGGCGGTCGTCACGGCCTAGGAAATGTACACTTTAAAAGTTCTCGTAACCGGACACCTCGTCAATGCACACCGGGTGAACCGGGTGAAGAGCGTCAGCTTGCTTTAGAGATGAAAGTTTTGGCAGATGTCGGGTTGCTTGGCTTGCCGAATGCGGGTAAATCCAGCCTGATTTCTTCGGTCTCGGCAGCACGCCCAAAAGTAGCCAATTATCCTTTTACCACGCTTTACCCTAATTTAGGCGTGGTAGCGGTCTCTCCGGAAACCAGTTTTGTTATGGCCGATATTCCTGGTTTGATTGAAGGTGCAGCAGAAGGTGCTGGGCTAGGTATCCAATTCCTGAAGCATTTGGCGCGAACCGGTTTATTGTTGCACGTTGTGGATATTGCACCGGTTGATGACTCAGATCCTGTAGAAAATATTCGAGTGATTCAACAAGAGCTTGAAAAATACAGCGATGAATTGGTCGATAAACCTCGTTGGTTGGTGCTAAACAAAACCGATTTAATGTTGCCAGAAGAGGCGGAAGAGGTTTGTCAGCGCATTGTGGAAGAGATTGAATGGCAAGGCCCTACGTATCGCATCTCAGCAATCACGCGTGAGGGCACGCAACAGCTTGTCAATGACATTGCACAAGCCTTGGTTGAAAATCGTCGTGATGCCTTTGAACAAGAAGATTTACAAGCGGCTCAAGCACAGCAGCAAGCTGAAGAAAAGGGCTATCGACAAGTTGAAGAAGATTTTGATTTCTAGAGTCGAATTTAAATTTAGATATTAGGTTTGGATGAAACATTAGTATGCAGCGGTCTGAATTAAAAAATACCAAACGTTGGGTGATTAAAATTGGCAGTGCTTTACTGACCGATGATGGTAAGGGCTTAAATAAACAAGCGCTTGGCCAGTGGGTTGAGCAGATGGTTGAGCTTAAGCGTCAAGGCATTGAAGTGGTGATTGTTTCTTCTGGATCTGTTGCAGAAGGTATGAAACGTTTGGGATGGCAGACACGACCGAAACAGTTGAATGAGTTGCAAGCGGCGGCTTCTGTTGGCCAAATGGGGTTGATTCAGGCATATGAGTCAAAGTTCATGAGGTTTGACATTCACACTGCACAAATTCTAATGACGCACGATGATTTGTCGAACCGCAAGCGTTATCTGAATGTTAAAAACACGGTTGAAACCTTATTGGAATATGGTGTTGTTCCCATTATTAATGAAAATGACGCGGTAGTGACCGATGAAATTCGCTTTGGGGATAATGATACTTTAGGTGCTCTAACAGCAAATTTGATGGGAGCCGATGTGTTGGTCATTATGACCGATCAGCAAGGTTTGTATGATGACAATCCCCGTACCAACCCTGACGCAAAATTGATTGAAGAAGCGCAGGTTAGCCGCAAAGATATTGAAGCCATGGCTTCCCCGGAGGGCGGAGCATTAGGCAAAGGTGGTATGTATACCAAAGTCATGGCTGCCAAGCGTGCTGCTCGCTCAGGGACAGCAACCATTATTGCTGCTGGGCGCGAACCCAATATTTTGACGCGTTTACTGGCTGGTGAAAATAAAGGTACGCTGCTAATTCCTGATTTAGAGCCTTTATCTGCACGCCAACAATGGTTAGCTGGGCATTTGCAAGCCAAAGGTCGATTGATATTAGATAAGGGTGCTGTAAAGGTTCTGCGAGATTCTGGCAAGAGTTTACTTCCCATCGGTGTCAGAGCACAGCAGGGTGATTTCCAGAGAGGTGAAATGGTCGTGTGTGTGGATGAATCTGGACAAGAAGTGGCTCGTGGTTTAATTAATTACCCAGCCAATGAATCAGCAAAAATTTTGGGTCAAGCATCTCACCAAATTGAGTCCATCCTTGGTTATACCGAAGATGAATCCCTTATCCACCGAGATAATCTGGTCCTGATTGATTCATAACGATATTTGGCGAAGGATGCAGAATTAGCTAGTGGTATTAGTTCATCGTAACGCAGTTACGACCTTGTTGCTTGGAAGCATAAAGTCTTGAATCTGCTCTTTTAAACATTTCATCAAAACCTCCTTCAAAACTACAATCTGCGCCAATGGACATTCCTACTTTTATTGGTACCTCGATTTTTTCAAGATTGAAAGAGTGGCTTAACAAGTCTTCCAATAATCGTTGCAATATATTTTTAGCGCTCTCACAATCAGTATTTTGCAAAATTACGGCAAATTCATCTCCACCAATGCGTGCAAAATAATCGCTTGATTTTAGAGAGTGTTCAACGAATTTTGCAAAGGCTTTTAGTAAAGAATCACCTATGTCATGGCCGTATTTATCATTAACAGGTTTAAAACCGTCTAAATCTAGAACTGCAAGAGTCATTGGTTGCTTGGCTTTTTGATGATCGTCAAAAAATTTTTTACCACTTTCTACATAATCTCTGCGGTTAGGCAAACCTGTTAGAACATCGGTTCGAGCAGCGTCGTTCGCTTCGATATAACTGTTGTAATGGATAATATTTGCCAAGGCTAAAGAGATTTTTGAAATATAGAGATCCAGTAAGAATTTATCTTGTTCAGAGAGCTCAGGCACCCCATACAAAATTGCAACCGCAGGCTGGCTTGTTTTTGAGCCGACGTATAAAGCGGTTAGGCCGTGTTCAAAAATGGTTTCTTGTTCTATGAATGCAGCTTTTGCCAGAGTAATCGAGTTTTTAATAAGTTCAGGGTGTTGGCTGCCAGCAATATCGACTTCCAAGCGAAGTGCACCCATTGAGCCAATCACTTGGATTTCGCCATCAACCTTTACAGAATGGTCGACTTCCAGTTTCGATTGAAAATTATTATTGAGGGGTTGTAGGCACATTAACCCTGACGGTTCGGTAGAAAGAAAGCTAGCCAGTTGGTAGAGCACGCCGGTGGCAAATTTTTCAATTGAAGCAAATTCAAATAATGAATCTGTACTATCAAGAATCATTTCTAGCCCTTGTCGGCTTAATTCAAGGTTTTTCAAGCTACGATAAGCTCTGAGTGCCGAGATAACTGAGGTGACAAGCTTGCGAGCGGTGAGTTCATTCTTTGATTTATAGTCATTGATGTCATAGTTAAAGATAACTTGTGATTCTGGTGCTTGACCAGGGTGGCCCGTGCGGAGAATGATGCGGATGCTACTGTTATCTAGATCATGACGAATAAACTCGACTAAGTCTAGTCCAGCAGACTCGGTTTCCATGACAACATCAAGTAAGACTAAAGCGATATTATTGTGTTTGGTGAGCATTTCTTTTGCTTGATCACCGCTGTAAGCATTGAGCAACTCAACAGAGTGGCCTTCAAACTTTAAATCTTTCAGAATCAATCGACTAATTGTGTGGACTTCGCTCTCATCATCCACAACTAATACTTTCCATGAAGAGTTCAGACGCTCGAATTTTTCAGCGATTGGCTCTCTATGACGAAGCTTTAATGCTCTTGCTGTATTGCTGCTCATTATTGTCTCCCGCCTGATTCAAGTGGCTTTCTCGCAACTTTATTAGGATCTATTTTAGGTTGCTTAAGATCTGATAATAATGCATCTTGTGAATCGGTGTTTTGTCTTTTTTCTATTTTTTGAGGCAGTATTATAAATACATCCGTCCCGTGATCCGGTTCACTTTCAACACGAATATCTCCTTGTAGAAGCTGTGTTACTAGATTGTACACAATATTTAATCCTAAGCCACTACCTCCATTTGATCGAGCAGTGGTGTAGAAAGGTTCAAAAATATGCTTTTGAACCTCTGCCGACATGCCACAACCGTTGTCGCTGATACGGAGAATAACTTGGTTTTGAGGAAGGTCGACGAGAGTTTGTAAGGTGATAACATTTGTACTGTGGCTTTCAAATGCGTGGTTTACCGCATTCATTACTAAGTTGTTGATGATTTGAGAGAGTGCGCCAGGATAACTTAGCATGGCTGTGTCTGAGTCACAGTCAAATCGTACTTGAATTGATTTGTGTTTGAAACTAGGTTTTAAGCTCGTTAAAGTGTCATCGATATATGCACATAATTGAAATTCACGAAATTCAGTTTGAGTCTGATCAATGGCGACTTGCTTGAAGTTATTAATCAAATTAGCAGCTTGTTCGAGGTTGCGAGTGATTAATTGAGCAGTTTCGAGCTGGCCATTTAGGTGTTCTTCCAGTTGCTCAAACGTTAGATTATCGTTAACAAAATCAGATTTAGTATTCTGGAGTTGATCTGACATGTGGGTAATCGCTGTCAAGCTAACGCCTAAGGGGGTATTTATTTCATGAGAAACGCCTGCTACAAGTGTTCCTAAGGCGGCCATTTTTTCTGATTCTGCAAGGTGATGGGTAATGTGCTGAAGTTTTTGCATACTAGCGGCGAGTTCGCGGCTACTTTCTCTTAGTTTTTCCCGGTCTTCAAGTTCTTTTGAAACATCACGTATTGAGGCAATAATTAAAATATCCTCATGATCTTGCCAGCAGCTTAGTTGAACCTGAACGGAAGATGTTTGCTCATTGGCAAGCTTTATTTTAATCGGATGGCCTTCATTGATTAGCCCATCTGGAAGATCTTTAGGATCCATTGAGTTCGAGAGATTATCCAAGATCGGGCGAATGAAATTATCCCCCAGAAGATATTTGATATTCATTTGTAACAGTTGTTGTTTACTGAATCCAAAGTAATCCAACGCTTTATTGTTAATTCGAACAATATTTCCTGTTACATCAATGAAAAGTGTTGGATCGGGTGTTGTATTGAATAGTTGAGTTAATTTTGTATTCGATTGGTGGGCTTGTTCAATTAATGATTGTGATTTTTTGAACATGTATAAGATGTAAAACATCATACCTACAATTGGTAGCATCAAAATATAATTCAGTACCGATAAGGAAAGGCTTTTATCGAGTTGAGCCTGGTTATTTTCTTGAGCGGCTTTAAGGCGGCGCTTTATGCTTTCGTTCAGCATTTCTAGTGCGAGAGTTGCTGTGGGTTCATTTATTTTTACCAGCCGGTCAATGGTTTGGACGGGGGTATTCTTTGCAATCAGGCGCTCCATTTCATCGACATAGCCAACATAACGGCCAAAAATATAGTTGAGCTGATCCAATGCGACCAATTCATCAGGGTGGTTTAACAATTGTTCGAGATTTCTCAGTGCATTCTTGACATTTCGAATATCGAGGCGCAGTTGCGCAAGATCACCGGGTGTTTGCCGGATTAGATAATTTTTGTAGTGATGAATAAACCCTTCATAGCCGAGAGTCTGGTGCAGGGTATTAAGAGACTCTGTAATTTTGAGTTCATTTTCAGAGTATTGTTTCCAAGATTGAACACTTTGCTGTTGAAGCTTTAGGGAACTGTGGTTGAGCCAAATTAGAATGCATATCAAGAGAGTAGAAAGGAATAAAACAGAAAAGGCATAGAACTTTTGTTTTTTTATGAATTCCATTCTTAATTCCCTAGTAGAACCGTAAACATTACCGGCCGGTAATGTTTACGTGAATGATGCGATGCTTGCGCATGGATGTATTTCAGTCTAGCGAAAAACACACCGAAAAACTAGCATCGACCTCAACTCCGAGAGTTTCTACTCGTTTGAAGGGAGGCTTTTTTTCTCTGATTTTAAAATTCTGTTTAAACGCTGTGTCGTATATTGTGGTGTGTGGGTATGCTTCGCAATCAGAGCGTATAGTGCGGGGATTAAAAACAGGCTTAATAAGGTTGAAAAAGCGACTCCCCAAATCAATATATACCCTAAGATTTGACGCGTTTCCGCACCGGCACCTGATGAAAAGATCAACGGTACAGCGCCTGCACAAGTGGTAATAGTGGTCATTAAAATAGGGCGTAATCGCTGTTGAGTTGCCTGAATCAAAGCGTGATAGAGACTTTTGCCTTTGTCCCGTAATTGGTTGGCAAATTCGACAATCAAAATTCCGTTTTTAGTCGCTAATCCGAGCAGGAGTATCAAGGCAATTTGACTAAAGATATTGAGGCTGATTTCATGCACGAGCATTGCAATTAAACCACCTGCAAGCGCTAAAGGTACGCCAAGCATAATCACTAGTGGAGACTTGAAGCTTTCAAATTGTGCCGCCAACACCAAGAAAATCACGCTTAATGCAAACATAAAAGTAAACGTCATGTTGCTACTTGATTCCTGAAATTCTAAAGACTGGCCTTTGTAACTGATAATCGCGTGACTTGGAAGCTCTTGCTTTACGAGCATTTCTAAATGCTCTAGCGCTTGTGCTAGCGGTAAACCTTCATCGAGATTGGCTGAATAAGTAATCGAGCGCATTCGGTTGTAGCGGTTCAGTGTTGAGGGAGCCGCAAATTGTTCAAACGAAACAATCTGTCCAAGTGAAATCATATCGCCACTGTCGGATTGCAAATAAATATTATTTAAGTCATGAGGTGCTTGTAATTCTTTGTGTTCAGCCTCAAGTAAAATATCGATTTCTTCTCCTTTAAAGGGAAAGGTCGTGACGGTTTTTGAACCTAACAATACTTGAAGAGTTTCGCTCAGCGTTTTCTGGTCAATACCGAGTACATCGGCTTGATCATAATCAATATGTATTTTGAGTTGTGGTTTACTTGGGTCGTAGTCCCAATCACCGCCTAGCAAGCCTGGGTTGTTCTCGGCCAGCGCTTTATCCATAATTTGTTGCCACTGTGCAAGCTCTTCGTAACTATTGCCGCTAACGACAAATTGAACCGGTTTTGAGATTCTGCCACCGATGCCTGATCGCATGATAGGAAAGGCTTTAACACCGGTTAAGTCTTTAAGCCGTTCGCGTACGTCGGCCATCATCTTGTAGGCGTTAGGGCGTTTACTCCAGTCTTCAAGTACGATGATTGCAAAGCCTGTGTTAAAGACTTGACTGTTGCCAAACGAACGAGGGGTGCGAATCAGTAAACGTTTGACATATCCTTGTTCAATCCAAGGACTAAGACGACGTTCAATTTCTTCCATATATTGATTCATATATTCGAAACTCGCTCCTTCAGGTCCTTTCACCGATACAAAGAAGGCGCCTCGATCTTCTTTAGGTACTAGCTCTTGTGGTACTTTTGGTGCTTGCCAAACCAGAGCTGCGATTAAGGCCACTAAAATACTAAAAATAATCCAAGGATAACGAAGGTTGGTTTTCAAAAGCTTTCCAAAGATTCGTTTTAATCCACGGTTGGAGTGAGAAGAGCGTTGCTTCGTTTGATTGCTAGAGAGAATTTTTGATGCCAGCGCAGGTGAAAGTGTTAGCGCTACCCAGCTTGATAGAATTACTGCGACGGATAGCGTGACGGCAAATTCGGTAAATAAGCGTCCGATATTCCCTTCTAAAAAACCAATCGGCATAAAGACTGAAATCAATACTAAAGTGGTTGCAATAACCGCAAAGCCGACTTGGCGCGCACCTAAATAAGCAGAGCTCAGAGGGTGATGACCGTGTTCAATGTGTCGTTGAATATTTTCTAGCACGACAATTGCGTCGTCTACGACTAAACCGATCGCTAAAACCAGAGCTAACAGGGTCAGCAGGTTGATTGTGAAGCCAAACTGATAGAGCAGCCAGAAAGTGGCTAGGATGGATATGGGTAGTGTCACGAGTGGAATGATTGCGGCCTTAAGGCTTCGTAAAAACACGAGCATGACCAGTGCGACCAGTGCCAAAGCGATAAATAGAGTTTTGTAGACTTCATTGACCGCGCTAGCAACGAATATCGAAGCATCATAACTGTCTTCCAAAGACATACCGGCCGGTAACATT
Proteins encoded in this window:
- the rplU gene encoding 50S ribosomal protein L21; the protein is MYAVIKTGGKQYRVREGDVIRVESLNAEAGDAIEFDQVLMAGEGADVKVGAPLLEGARVAATVEANGRGQKVTIIKFRRRKNRSKTKQGHRQNFTEVKIGKITA
- a CDS encoding PAS domain-containing sensor histidine kinase, producing the protein MEFIKKQKFYAFSVLFLSTLLICILIWLNHSSLKLQQQSVQSWKQYSENELKITESLNTLHQTLGYEGFIHHYKNYLIRQTPGDLAQLRLDIRNVKNALRNLEQLLNHPDELVALDQLNYIFGRYVGYVDEMERLIAKNTPVQTIDRLVKINEPTATLALEMLNESIKRRLKAAQENNQAQLDKSLSLSVLNYILMLPIVGMMFYILYMFKKSQSLIEQAHQSNTKLTQLFNTTPDPTLFIDVTGNIVRINNKALDYFGFSKQQLLQMNIKYLLGDNFIRPILDNLSNSMDPKDLPDGLINEGHPIKIKLANEQTSSVQVQLSCWQDHEDILIIASIRDVSKELEDREKLRESSRELAASMQKLQHITHHLAESEKMAALGTLVAGVSHEINTPLGVSLTAITHMSDQLQNTKSDFVNDNLTFEQLEEHLNGQLETAQLITRNLEQAANLINNFKQVAIDQTQTEFREFQLCAYIDDTLTSLKPSFKHKSIQVRFDCDSDTAMLSYPGALSQIINNLVMNAVNHAFESHSTNVITLQTLVDLPQNQVILRISDNGCGMSAEVQKHIFEPFYTTARSNGGSGLGLNIVYNLVTQLLQGDIRVESEPDHGTDVFIILPQKIEKRQNTDSQDALLSDLKQPKIDPNKVARKPLESGGRQ
- a CDS encoding helix-turn-helix transcriptional regulator, with translation MFQVQQTTLQSFSRIYFLSDLTPAAQNFLNTLKLSFETPVIFSTYDRSLKFNDDDLIIFEVPAGEVKNSTKIIDELQIRLNDAHVALFIEPETDISQLIKRFIVKGVFTKEMSNGLVQQGIEKIDQGSFWFSREQFEIITQMRKGADLTQLSREFELTIREKQILHYLVNGYSINQMAEKLFIAENTIKTHRNRLYKKMGVSSGIEAIHLFHKQTSNSVL
- a CDS encoding efflux RND transporter permease subunit, with the translated sequence MILSDTSVKRPILAFVVSTLLLAFGLISFERMSLREYPNIDPPIVTIDTKYLGASATVVENRITKLIENRISGVNGIKYISSTSEDGRSKITVEFSLERDIDAAANDLRDRVSKVLDNLPEQADPPEVEKADGDESVIMWFNLASDRLDVTELTDYAERYVVDQFSVLDGVARVRVGGGQSYALRIWLDPLKMASYGITTTNVESRLREANVELPAGNLQGKNTMLTVQVQKPFSTVEQIENLVIDSQNTSQIRLKEIARVQLGAIETRRAFRGNGVPMVGVGIIKQSTANTLTVAKLAKVKKEQVNRMLPAGMSLEDSYDASIFVASAVNEVYKTLFIALALVALVMLVFLRSLKAAIIPLVTLPISILATFWLLYQFGFTINLLTLLALVLAIGLVVDDAIVVLENIQRHIEHGHHPLSSAYLGARQVGFAVIATTLVLISVFMPIGFLEGNIGRLFTEFAVTLSVAVILSSWVALTLSPALASKILSSNQTKQRSSHSNRGLKRIFGKLLKTNLRYPWIIFSILVALIAALVWQAPKVPQELVPKEDRGAFFVSVKGPEGASFEYMNQYMEEIERRLSPWIEQGYVKRLLIRTPRSFGNSQVFNTGFAIIVLEDWSKRPNAYKMMADVRERLKDLTGVKAFPIMRSGIGGRISKPVQFVVSGNSYEELAQWQQIMDKALAENNPGLLGGDWDYDPSKPQLKIHIDYDQADVLGIDQKTLSETLQVLLGSKTVTTFPFKGEEIDILLEAEHKELQAPHDLNNIYLQSDSGDMISLGQIVSFEQFAAPSTLNRYNRMRSITYSANLDEGLPLAQALEHLEMLVKQELPSHAIISYKGQSLEFQESSSNMTFTFMFALSVIFLVLAAQFESFKSPLVIMLGVPLALAGGLIAMLVHEISLNIFSQIALILLLGLATKNGILIVEFANQLRDKGKSLYHALIQATQQRLRPILMTTITTCAGAVPLIFSSGAGAETRQILGYILIWGVAFSTLLSLFLIPALYALIAKHTHTPQYTTQRLNRILKSEKKSLPSNE
- the ispB gene encoding octaprenyl diphosphate synthase, with amino-acid sequence MTLKEIRALIADDIDAVDQLILNRLSSDVVLINQIGHYIINSGGKRLRPLLVLLSARACGYQGTDHLTMAAVIEFIHTSTLLHDDVVDESDTRRGNQTANEVWGNAASVLVGDFLYSRSFEMMVEPGIMRIMQVMSEATNVIAEGEVLQLLNIHDADTTEERYMEVIHRKTAKLFEAATQMGPILTGRTDLEEAFVLYGRHLGAAFQLIDDALDYLADEEELGKNVGDDLAEGKPTLPLIYVLQNGNDNEKQIIREAIEKDGAERLEEVTAIIKNSGAIAYTQKLAQSEAEKAKSALASLEASELKEALKSLADLAVHRTH
- the proB gene encoding glutamate 5-kinase, producing the protein MQRSELKNTKRWVIKIGSALLTDDGKGLNKQALGQWVEQMVELKRQGIEVVIVSSGSVAEGMKRLGWQTRPKQLNELQAAASVGQMGLIQAYESKFMRFDIHTAQILMTHDDLSNRKRYLNVKNTVETLLEYGVVPIINENDAVVTDEIRFGDNDTLGALTANLMGADVLVIMTDQQGLYDDNPRTNPDAKLIEEAQVSRKDIEAMASPEGGALGKGGMYTKVMAAKRAARSGTATIIAAGREPNILTRLLAGENKGTLLIPDLEPLSARQQWLAGHLQAKGRLILDKGAVKVLRDSGKSLLPIGVRAQQGDFQRGEMVVCVDESGQEVARGLINYPANESAKILGQASHQIESILGYTEDESLIHRDNLVLIDS
- the rpmA gene encoding 50S ribosomal protein L27; the encoded protein is MAHKKAAGSTKNGRDSNAKRLGVKAFGGQAVSAGSIIVRQRGTKFHAGDNVGRGKDDTLFAKADGQVAFVSKGKPVRTFVTVVAE
- a CDS encoding diguanylate cyclase, whose protein sequence is MSSNTARALKLRHREPIAEKFERLNSSWKVLVVDDESEVHTISRLILKDLKFEGHSVELLNAYSGDQAKEMLTKHNNIALVLLDVVMETESAGLDLVEFIRHDLDNSSIRIILRTGHPGQAPESQVIFNYDINDYKSKNELTARKLVTSVISALRAYRSLKNLELSRQGLEMILDSTDSLFEFASIEKFATGVLYQLASFLSTEPSGLMCLQPLNNNFQSKLEVDHSVKVDGEIQVIGSMGALRLEVDIAGSQHPELIKNSITLAKAAFIEQETIFEHGLTALYVGSKTSQPAVAILYGVPELSEQDKFLLDLYISKISLALANIIHYNSYIEANDAARTDVLTGLPNRRDYVESGKKFFDDHQKAKQPMTLAVLDLDGFKPVNDKYGHDIGDSLLKAFAKFVEHSLKSSDYFARIGGDEFAVILQNTDCESAKNILQRLLEDLLSHSFNLEKIEVPIKVGMSIGADCSFEGGFDEMFKRADSRLYASKQQGRNCVTMN
- the cgtA gene encoding Obg family GTPase CgtA, whose translation is MQFVDEASIRVFAGRGGNGVVSFRREKYIPFGGPNGGDGGDGGSVYLQADRNLNTLVDFRYNRDYRAQNGQSGMGQQKTGSAGDDLVVLVPVGTTVVDVDADEVMGDLTEHGQKLLVAEGGRHGLGNVHFKSSRNRTPRQCTPGEPGEERQLALEMKVLADVGLLGLPNAGKSSLISSVSAARPKVANYPFTTLYPNLGVVAVSPETSFVMADIPGLIEGAAEGAGLGIQFLKHLARTGLLLHVVDIAPVDDSDPVENIRVIQQELEKYSDELVDKPRWLVLNKTDLMLPEEAEEVCQRIVEEIEWQGPTYRISAITREGTQQLVNDIAQALVENRRDAFEQEDLQAAQAQQQAEEKGYRQVEEDFDF